A genomic region of Anaerobranca californiensis DSM 14826 contains the following coding sequences:
- a CDS encoding acyltransferase, with protein MSDYLFENRVLSRKERLKKQIRLITNHPVILINLIYSFFIRLIYGLNIFQPFQLVVDWRSRFVRKGGSKVIIKGQFFVGGRYITNLSSSSANVLIYDGGTLIINGRVKIGPGVQIVVARGGKLIMNNGTYITADAKIFCSTTMEIGKNCAISWGTSIIDSDFHQLHYEGRKTEDPQIKIGDNVWIGCNSTILKGVKISSNTVIAAGSVVTKDLPSSVLAGGNPAKVLKENISWR; from the coding sequence ATGTCTGACTACCTTTTTGAAAATAGAGTTCTCTCAAGAAAAGAAAGATTAAAAAAGCAAATAAGATTAATAACAAATCATCCTGTAATTTTAATTAACTTAATTTACAGTTTCTTTATCCGACTCATTTATGGATTAAATATTTTTCAGCCATTTCAATTAGTGGTGGATTGGCGGAGTAGATTTGTTAGAAAGGGTGGCAGTAAAGTGATTATAAAAGGACAATTTTTTGTAGGAGGGAGATATATAACAAATCTATCTAGTTCCTCTGCCAATGTATTAATATATGATGGAGGTACTTTAATTATAAATGGGAGAGTAAAAATTGGACCTGGTGTGCAGATTGTAGTAGCTAGAGGTGGAAAGCTAATAATGAACAATGGTACATATATTACCGCTGATGCAAAAATTTTTTGTAGTACCACCATGGAAATTGGGAAAAACTGTGCAATTTCTTGGGGAACTAGTATAATCGACAGTGATTTCCATCAATTGCATTATGAAGGGAGAAAGACGGAAGACCCTCAAATAAAAATAGGGGATAATGTCTGGATCGGTTGTAATTCAACTATTTTAAAAGGGGTGAAAATCAGCAGCAATACAGTAATAGCTGCAGGTTCTGTTGTAACTAAAGATCTTCCCAGTAGTGTCCTGGCAGGGGGGAATCCTGCAAAGGTATTAAAAGAAAATATAAGCTGGAGATAA
- a CDS encoding GerMN domain-containing protein — protein MLKLRKIYFPLSIVIISTFLLIWFVYNGSNDKIQHNSLVKIEPTPFSETITVNLYFPNKDNTKMIAEIRGIPLTNKLETSIIKELMAGPKSKGLIPTIPKEAQLISFEVVEGIAFINFSKEFQTKHPGGSAGELATLASIVYTLTELENIDKVQILVEGRRLETLAGHIYIMEPLTIKDVKY, from the coding sequence ATGCTAAAATTAAGAAAAATTTATTTCCCACTTTCAATAGTAATTATCTCAACATTTCTATTAATCTGGTTCGTATATAATGGTTCAAATGATAAAATACAACACAATTCTTTAGTAAAAATAGAACCAACTCCCTTTTCTGAAACTATTACAGTAAATTTATATTTTCCTAATAAGGACAATACAAAAATGATAGCAGAAATCCGGGGAATTCCATTAACCAATAAATTAGAAACTTCAATAATTAAAGAGTTAATGGCAGGCCCTAAAAGTAAAGGGTTAATCCCTACAATTCCTAAAGAGGCACAATTAATCAGTTTTGAAGTAGTTGAGGGTATAGCTTTTATCAACTTTTCTAAAGAATTTCAAACAAAACACCCTGGTGGATCCGCCGGTGAATTAGCCACTTTAGCTTCTATTGTTTATACTTTGACGGAACTAGAAAATATTGATAAAGTGCAAATATTGGTTGAAGGTAGAAGGTTAGAAACTTTAGCAGGGCACATTTATATTATGGAGCCATTAACAATTAAAGATGTCAAATATTAA
- a CDS encoding heavy metal translocating P-type ATPase, giving the protein MEKKIILQIEGMHCAACANKVERTLKKLDGVNQAQVNLSNEKAYITYDERIGVEDIKKQIQKSGYNVVDNTSKVTIDIEGMHCAACSNKVEKSLNKLDGVERANVNLALNQATIIFNEDTVKVGDFLKVIEKLGYKGKIKDDKVKDESDKDEIKLKLAKKRMVLAWAFTLPAAIWMLIVMAIGGHDGHQSLSYNLGMVILAIPVLFWVGAHVFLSAFNSVKHGSANMDVLIAIGTLAAFFTGIMVFFLPVENYAGVASMIMAFHLTGRYIETRAKGRASQAIKKLLELGAKTAILLVDGEEKEVAVEEIQPGDIMVVKPGQKIPTDGIVIWGESSVDESMATGESMPVTKRINDEVIGSTVNFQSVLHVKATKVGKDTFLAQVIKMVEEAQGTKVPIQEFADKVTGYFVPAVLVIAALTFLSWLIFPDFMALAIEKLGPYLPWVNVHLSGPMLALYATVAVLVIACPCALGLATPTALMVGSGLGAEKGILIRRGEAIQLMKEAQVIVFDKTGTITKGKPEVTDIISINIDEQKLLTYALSVEKNSEHPIAKAIVEAAEKRKILPLPVENFTSITGKGVEGYIENMRILAGNRKMMLDNRVEIGDYEEKIVNLEHQGKTVIMVATEGNLLGIIAVADTIKEDSLQGISELKKMGIKTYMITGDNWRTAEAIAKEVGITEVLADVLPEGKVEKIKELQSQGFKVAMVGDGINDAPALTQSDVGIAIGTGTDIAIEAADITIVRGNLTAVVSAVKLSKAIFSKIKQNLFWAFIYNIVAIPLAVLGLLHPVIAEGAMAISSISVVTNANLLRRVKI; this is encoded by the coding sequence ATGGAGAAAAAAATCATCTTACAAATTGAAGGTATGCACTGTGCCGCTTGTGCTAATAAAGTAGAAAGAACATTAAAAAAACTCGATGGTGTTAATCAGGCACAGGTTAATTTATCAAATGAAAAAGCTTATATAACTTATGATGAAAGGATTGGTGTAGAAGATATTAAAAAACAAATCCAAAAATCAGGTTATAATGTCGTTGATAATACTTCCAAAGTAACCATAGATATCGAAGGTATGCACTGTGCCGCTTGTTCTAATAAAGTAGAAAAATCTTTAAACAAGTTAGATGGAGTGGAAAGGGCCAATGTAAATTTAGCCCTTAATCAAGCAACTATTATTTTTAATGAAGATACAGTAAAGGTTGGAGATTTTCTTAAAGTTATTGAAAAACTGGGGTATAAAGGTAAAATCAAGGATGACAAAGTAAAGGATGAGTCGGATAAAGATGAAATCAAATTAAAATTAGCTAAGAAAAGGATGGTACTAGCATGGGCCTTTACTTTACCTGCCGCTATTTGGATGTTAATAGTAATGGCTATAGGAGGTCATGATGGACATCAATCTCTATCCTATAATCTAGGGATGGTAATATTAGCTATTCCAGTGTTATTTTGGGTAGGTGCCCATGTTTTTCTTTCAGCATTTAACTCAGTGAAACACGGAAGTGCCAATATGGATGTATTGATTGCTATCGGTACATTAGCTGCTTTTTTTACAGGAATTATGGTATTTTTCTTGCCAGTGGAAAATTATGCTGGAGTAGCTAGTATGATTATGGCTTTCCATTTAACAGGTAGATACATTGAGACAAGGGCTAAAGGGAGAGCATCTCAAGCGATAAAAAAACTGTTGGAATTAGGGGCAAAAACCGCTATTTTGTTAGTGGATGGTGAAGAGAAAGAAGTAGCAGTTGAGGAAATTCAGCCCGGTGATATTATGGTGGTAAAACCAGGTCAAAAAATTCCCACAGACGGTATTGTAATCTGGGGAGAAAGTTCTGTTGATGAATCTATGGCTACTGGAGAATCAATGCCAGTTACTAAAAGGATAAATGATGAAGTAATTGGTTCAACGGTAAATTTCCAAAGCGTACTCCATGTTAAAGCAACTAAAGTCGGTAAAGATACTTTTTTAGCCCAAGTTATCAAAATGGTGGAAGAAGCCCAAGGAACAAAAGTACCTATACAGGAATTTGCTGATAAAGTAACGGGCTATTTTGTTCCCGCTGTATTAGTAATAGCAGCTCTTACTTTCCTTTCTTGGCTTATTTTTCCAGACTTTATGGCTTTAGCTATTGAAAAACTAGGACCTTATTTGCCTTGGGTAAATGTCCATCTTTCAGGGCCGATGTTAGCTCTATATGCGACAGTTGCAGTTTTAGTTATCGCTTGTCCCTGTGCTTTAGGTTTAGCAACTCCAACGGCACTTATGGTTGGCAGTGGATTAGGTGCGGAAAAGGGTATTCTCATCCGTAGAGGTGAAGCTATTCAATTGATGAAGGAAGCTCAGGTTATAGTTTTTGATAAAACTGGGACTATTACAAAAGGGAAACCAGAGGTAACGGATATTATCTCTATAAACATCGATGAACAAAAACTTTTAACATATGCTTTAAGTGTTGAGAAAAATTCTGAACATCCAATTGCTAAAGCTATTGTTGAAGCCGCTGAAAAGAGAAAGATTTTACCATTACCGGTGGAAAATTTTACTAGTATTACCGGTAAAGGGGTTGAAGGGTATATTGAAAATATGCGGATTTTGGCAGGAAATCGCAAAATGATGTTAGATAATAGAGTGGAGATAGGAGATTATGAAGAAAAAATAGTTAATTTGGAACATCAAGGTAAAACCGTTATTATGGTGGCAACGGAGGGCAACCTTTTAGGAATTATCGCCGTTGCCGATACCATAAAGGAAGATTCACTTCAAGGAATAAGTGAACTAAAAAAAATGGGTATTAAAACCTATATGATAACGGGGGATAATTGGAGAACAGCAGAGGCTATAGCTAAAGAAGTAGGTATAACGGAAGTATTAGCAGATGTATTGCCAGAGGGTAAAGTAGAGAAAATCAAAGAATTACAAAGTCAAGGGTTTAAAGTTGCTATGGTAGGGGATGGAATAAATGATGCCCCAGCTTTAACCCAAAGTGATGTTGGAATTGCTATAGGTACAGGAACTGATATCGCCATCGAAGCTGCAGATATAACTATAGTTAGGGGGAACTTAACGGCAGTAGTATCAGCAGTTAAACTTTCCAAAGCGATATTTAGTAAAATTAAACAAAATTTATTCTGGGCATTTATTTACAACATCGTTGCCATACCTTTGGCAGTATTGGGATTGTTACATCCTGTAATTGCAGAAGGAGCAATGGCCATAAGTTCCATAAGTGTAGTTACTAATGCTAATTTGTTGAGAAGGGTAAAAATTTAA
- a CDS encoding Hsp20/alpha crystallin family protein — MSKAIVRRKVKVHEDLDFFPTFEPDVDLVESKDYLRLLADMPGFDREDMDVLVGDDTIIIRGERKAEGIYNHGEEFRILERKMGKVYREIPITTRIRTDGIQLYYEDGVLVVHLPKEEVIH, encoded by the coding sequence ATGTCAAAGGCTATTGTAAGGAGAAAGGTAAAGGTCCACGAAGATTTAGATTTTTTTCCTACTTTTGAACCAGATGTCGATTTAGTGGAAAGTAAAGATTATTTAAGGTTATTAGCAGATATGCCGGGGTTTGACAGGGAAGATATGGATGTTTTGGTAGGTGATGATACTATTATCATTAGGGGAGAACGGAAGGCTGAGGGTATTTACAACCATGGTGAAGAATTTAGAATTTTAGAAAGGAAAATGGGTAAAGTTTATAGGGAAATACCCATTACAACTAGGATTAGAACAGATGGAATTCAATTATATTATGAAGATGGTGTTTTAGTTGTCCACCTTCCTAAAGAAGAAGTAATTCATTAA
- a CDS encoding L,D-transpeptidase family protein — protein sequence MFIVLNRSKLFFYFIIFVSLLAIVFGLVYSLQKKEELHLCTEYARDLKPQNPPMEGDDVEELQIQLKRMGYYHGEIDGIYQGEIVQVVKNIQRELGLTIDGIVNTQFYEAIYLGDTYTETVPKDPPKGELKIVVDLDKRLLTLLNDGKEYATFPITIGKPNSPSPVGDFKIVDKSLMPGNNAFGTRWMRLNTPWGGYGIHGTNNPGAIGHAQSGGCIRLFNKDIEKLYSWVPVGTPVSIYSNRWPPTFRAEYKRGMMGQDVVYVQRALREFGFCHGIGDGRFNEDTENEVKEFQKYLGLPATGIVDENILYLLRLR from the coding sequence TTGTTTATAGTTTTAAATAGAAGTAAGTTATTTTTTTACTTTATAATTTTTGTCTCTTTGTTAGCTATTGTCTTTGGTCTAGTTTACAGTTTACAAAAAAAAGAGGAACTTCACTTATGTACTGAATATGCTAGAGATCTAAAACCACAAAACCCTCCCATGGAAGGGGATGATGTTGAAGAATTACAAATCCAATTAAAGAGAATGGGATACTATCATGGTGAAATAGATGGTATTTACCAAGGGGAAATAGTTCAAGTAGTTAAAAATATCCAAAGGGAATTGGGGTTAACTATAGATGGAATCGTAAATACCCAATTTTATGAAGCTATATATTTAGGGGATACATATACAGAAACTGTTCCTAAAGATCCTCCTAAAGGTGAGTTAAAAATTGTAGTGGATTTAGATAAAAGACTTTTAACTCTCTTAAATGATGGAAAAGAATATGCTACTTTTCCTATAACCATAGGTAAACCTAACAGCCCATCGCCGGTTGGGGATTTTAAAATTGTAGATAAGAGTTTGATGCCAGGAAATAATGCCTTTGGTACCCGATGGATGAGGCTAAATACACCATGGGGTGGTTATGGTATCCACGGTACTAATAATCCTGGTGCTATTGGTCATGCCCAAAGTGGTGGTTGTATTAGGTTGTTTAACAAAGATATAGAAAAACTTTATTCTTGGGTACCAGTAGGTACTCCTGTTTCCATATATTCAAATAGATGGCCACCGACCTTCAGAGCAGAATATAAAAGGGGAATGATGGGTCAAGATGTGGTCTATGTTCAACGGGCGTTACGGGAATTTGGTTTTTGTCACGGGATAGGGGATGGCAGATTTAATGAAGATACTGAGAATGAGGTAAAAGAATTTCAAAAATATCTAGGTCTACCTGCCACAGGAATCGTAGATGAAAATATTCTATATCTCCTTAGGTTAAGGTAG
- a CDS encoding ABC transporter substrate-binding protein: MNKKWIIIGISILLVIILTGSGYFYYEINRLDKRNYNSKVEINPQKNYTIEIWDLKKPHMYVSEEQQIETWKKIVAEFQGQYPNIHLDIRLLDYDEYIHLIEKGIKTKNMADIVIDWLGTPFIDVEMQIPVNRYVDLQQSFLPGTIEYVTYNQKHLAYPLIAIPNMLIGNLNLLEEFEDIIEIATLGWSLEEFVDFIKRVDKSGKQGVNVFDHRGNFTTNLLVQGNVNSITSKNKLNWYGHTLITWFNEIDGLKKEELIVYNKSWLADFWKGKVAILAGAPPWVVTETFKRNEALDQNKIKGAGSTQRIQPIFLPYPYIVDHSKYYGMKQVSAVPFSQRTYKGEDHSKGVIEALKTIGRIYSLELATVHGFIPADNTLTKRWSELNGLDPYCNKVIQLSAENGKPVKSRNYKDLKVELEALEKVQKILDEYWMGKITLQKFLQEIEK; this comes from the coding sequence ATGAACAAAAAGTGGATAATTATTGGAATTTCAATACTATTAGTGATTATTTTAACTGGTTCTGGTTATTTTTATTATGAAATTAATCGGTTAGATAAAAGAAATTATAATTCTAAAGTAGAAATAAATCCTCAAAAAAACTATACCATTGAGATCTGGGATTTAAAAAAGCCCCATATGTATGTTTCAGAAGAACAGCAAATTGAAACTTGGAAAAAAATAGTTGCTGAATTTCAGGGACAATATCCCAATATTCATCTAGATATAAGATTATTAGATTATGATGAATATATCCACTTAATTGAAAAGGGAATAAAAACTAAAAATATGGCTGATATAGTAATAGATTGGTTAGGTACTCCTTTTATTGATGTAGAAATGCAAATACCAGTAAATAGATATGTTGATTTACAGCAGAGTTTTTTGCCAGGTACTATAGAATATGTTACTTATAATCAAAAACACCTAGCCTATCCTTTGATTGCCATACCTAATATGCTGATTGGGAATTTAAATTTATTGGAAGAGTTTGAAGATATCATAGAAATTGCCACTTTAGGCTGGTCTTTAGAAGAATTTGTAGATTTTATTAAAAGGGTGGATAAGTCAGGTAAACAAGGAGTTAATGTTTTTGACCATAGAGGAAATTTTACAACTAACCTTTTAGTTCAAGGAAATGTAAATTCTATAACATCAAAAAATAAGCTGAACTGGTATGGACATACTTTAATAACTTGGTTTAATGAAATAGATGGTTTGAAAAAAGAGGAACTTATAGTTTATAATAAATCTTGGTTAGCAGATTTTTGGAAGGGAAAAGTGGCAATCTTAGCAGGGGCTCCACCATGGGTAGTTACAGAAACCTTTAAAAGAAATGAAGCATTAGATCAAAACAAAATTAAAGGAGCCGGTAGTACCCAAAGAATCCAACCGATCTTTTTACCTTATCCATATATTGTAGATCATAGTAAATATTATGGTATGAAGCAAGTATCGGCAGTACCCTTTAGTCAAAGGACATACAAAGGAGAAGATCACAGTAAAGGAGTAATAGAAGCATTAAAAACAATTGGTAGGATATATTCTCTAGAATTAGCTACTGTCCATGGTTTTATTCCAGCGGATAACACTTTAACTAAAAGGTGGAGTGAACTAAATGGCCTAGATCCCTATTGTAACAAAGTTATTCAGCTTTCTGCGGAAAATGGTAAACCTGTTAAGAGTAGAAATTATAAAGATTTAAAGGTAGAATTAGAGGCATTAGAAAAGGTTCAAAAAATACTAGATGAATATTGGATGGGTAAAATTACTCTACAGAAATTTCTCCAGGAAATTGAAAAGTAA
- a CDS encoding cysteine desulfurase family protein yields the protein MKKEIYVDNSATTFMDEEILNIYFDTIKKYYGNPSSLHQLGVESERVLKEGRKIIGQTLGVSEREIYFTSGGTESNNLAIHGTVTAHGKRGKKIITSCIEHPSVLEVFKNYQHQGYNVVYLDVDQFGFINLEQLEKEVDDDTILVSIMLVNNELGTLQDIVNIGKVIKEKNPRCIFHVDAVQGYGKVELNVVKANINLLSISSHKFHGPKGVGALYIKEKTNLAPIFQGGGQQGGIRSGTENVPGYYAMAKAAEKMFKNPDVNITMRNLTNMIKEEIIKNVKDVMILTPKISAPHIMTLAFKGIKGEVLLHSLESKGIFLSTGSACSSKGKGISHVIKAINLPREYQEGVIRISLSRFNNEEEIKYLIHSIITSVEELRLFI from the coding sequence ATGAAAAAAGAAATATATGTAGACAATAGTGCCACAACCTTTATGGATGAGGAAATTTTAAATATCTATTTTGACACTATTAAAAAATACTATGGCAACCCCTCTTCTTTACATCAATTGGGTGTTGAAAGTGAAAGGGTTTTAAAAGAAGGGAGAAAAATTATTGGCCAAACCTTAGGGGTATCTGAAAGGGAAATTTACTTTACTTCTGGAGGAACGGAAAGTAATAATTTAGCTATTCATGGTACCGTAACGGCCCATGGCAAGAGAGGTAAAAAAATTATTACATCTTGTATAGAACATCCTTCGGTACTAGAGGTCTTTAAAAATTATCAGCATCAGGGTTATAATGTTGTATACTTAGATGTAGACCAGTTTGGCTTTATTAATTTAGAGCAATTAGAAAAAGAAGTTGATGATGATACCATTTTGGTATCAATTATGTTAGTAAATAATGAATTAGGTACCCTTCAAGATATAGTAAATATAGGGAAAGTCATTAAAGAAAAAAATCCCCGTTGTATTTTCCATGTAGACGCTGTTCAAGGATATGGTAAAGTGGAATTGAATGTAGTAAAAGCTAATATTAATTTATTGTCTATCAGTAGTCATAAGTTCCATGGACCTAAAGGGGTAGGAGCATTGTACATAAAAGAAAAGACTAATTTAGCACCTATTTTTCAAGGTGGCGGTCAACAGGGAGGTATAAGGTCGGGGACAGAAAATGTGCCAGGCTATTATGCCATGGCAAAGGCTGCAGAAAAAATGTTTAAAAACCCCGATGTTAATATAACGATGAGAAATTTAACTAACATGATCAAGGAAGAAATTATTAAGAATGTTAAAGATGTGATGATTTTAACCCCTAAAATTTCAGCACCCCATATTATGACCTTAGCTTTTAAAGGTATAAAAGGGGAGGTATTGTTACATTCTTTAGAAAGTAAAGGGATTTTTTTATCTACCGGTTCAGCTTGTTCTTCAAAGGGAAAAGGAATAAGTCATGTCATAAAAGCTATAAATTTACCAAGGGAATATCAAGAAGGGGTCATTCGCATTAGTCTTTCAAGGTTTAACAATGAAGAAGAAATAAAATATTTAATCCATTCCATAATAACCAGTGTAGAAGAATTACGACTATTTATTTAA
- the thiI gene encoding tRNA uracil 4-sulfurtransferase ThiI, with protein sequence MYDVILVRYGEISLKGKNRNFFVHTLIQRIKENIAHLAPRKIESRFGRLYVPVVDNDHQQLLEALQNVFGIVSLSPALRVQRDVEKIKGACLKVIERVIDKDTVKTFKVETRRVDKTFPIKSMELDQILGGTILKTYGNFLKVDIHNPEVELGVEVRKEDVFIYCEKIEGFGGLPLGVTGKGLCLLSGGIDSPVAFWLAAKRGIMVEALHFHSYPFTSQRAKQKVEDLCKKLAKYCGKVKLHTVPFTQIQKEIKMKCPDEMMITIMRRFMFRIAERYAQKRKALVLITGENVAQVASQTLESMYVINEVVKIPVIRPLITMDKTEIIEKAKVIDTFETSILPYEDCCTVFVPKNPKTKPTLKQCIKAEENLDIDNLVEEAVENILVEEFTWEG encoded by the coding sequence ATGTATGACGTTATTTTAGTAAGATATGGTGAAATCAGTTTAAAAGGTAAAAACCGTAATTTTTTTGTCCATACTTTAATCCAAAGGATTAAAGAAAATATTGCCCATTTAGCTCCGAGAAAAATAGAAAGTCGTTTTGGTAGACTATATGTACCCGTTGTTGACAACGATCATCAACAATTATTAGAAGCACTCCAAAATGTTTTTGGGATTGTTTCTTTAAGCCCTGCTTTAAGGGTGCAACGGGATGTAGAAAAAATTAAAGGAGCTTGTCTTAAAGTTATAGAAAGGGTTATAGATAAAGATACTGTGAAAACATTCAAAGTAGAAACTAGAAGGGTAGATAAAACTTTTCCTATAAAGTCAATGGAGTTGGATCAGATTTTAGGAGGAACTATCCTAAAAACTTACGGTAATTTTTTAAAGGTAGATATCCACAATCCAGAAGTAGAATTAGGGGTGGAAGTTAGAAAGGAAGATGTTTTTATATATTGTGAAAAAATTGAAGGTTTCGGTGGGTTGCCCCTTGGAGTTACTGGCAAAGGTCTATGCCTTTTATCAGGAGGGATAGATAGCCCTGTTGCTTTTTGGTTGGCTGCTAAGAGGGGAATTATGGTAGAAGCCCTGCATTTCCACAGTTATCCCTTTACAAGTCAAAGGGCAAAACAAAAGGTAGAGGATTTATGCAAAAAGTTAGCAAAATATTGCGGTAAAGTAAAATTACATACCGTTCCCTTTACCCAGATCCAGAAAGAAATAAAAATGAAATGTCCTGATGAAATGATGATAACTATTATGCGAAGATTTATGTTTCGGATTGCCGAAAGGTATGCACAAAAGAGAAAAGCATTGGTCTTGATTACTGGAGAAAATGTTGCTCAGGTAGCAAGTCAAACGTTAGAGAGTATGTATGTAATAAATGAAGTGGTAAAAATTCCGGTAATTCGCCCGTTGATAACTATGGATAAAACGGAAATTATAGAAAAAGCCAAAGTAATTGATACCTTTGAAACTTCTATATTGCCCTATGAAGATTGTTGTACCGTTTTTGTTCCTAAAAATCCCAAAACTAAACCTACATTAAAACAATGTATTAAAGCAGAAGAAAATTTAGATATAGACAACCTTGTGGAAGAAGCAGTAGAAAATATTTTAGTTGAAGAGTTTACCTGGGAAGGTTAA
- a CDS encoding HD-GYP domain-containing protein, with product MKLNFTQLLSAFSLALDLGESKVLSHAKRTGYIAFRIGEKLGFSDTLDLFHGGLIHDIGVTKTLSEEHFISERIKNHCLFGRELAENLPITKNVKDIVSYHHEHFDGTGPNGLKGMEIPIEAQIVFMADQLDIRINHYQNIYNQKSQLIDFIKENANTLFNGEIVQAFLDLAKRDKFWLDLQYNNFQYVFRNLQQDKYKYLAIEELLDISRLFARIIDSKSKFTYRHSTGLADLMKLVGEKNSFSYQDILKLKIASLLHDIGKLGVPREILEKPGRLTDEEFNTIKSHVYFTKHILSQVEGLEEINQIAGNHHEKLDGSGYAEGLTSEQLSYYDRILALGDIYQALTEERPYRKGDDPEKALTKLKVLVEQGLLCSEGFDSLRRAVI from the coding sequence ATGAAATTGAATTTTACCCAGTTATTGTCAGCATTTTCTTTGGCCTTAGACTTAGGGGAAAGTAAAGTATTATCCCATGCTAAAAGAACAGGGTATATCGCTTTTAGAATAGGGGAAAAATTAGGGTTTAGCGATACTTTAGACCTTTTCCATGGTGGACTAATCCACGATATTGGGGTTACCAAAACCTTGTCTGAAGAGCATTTTATCTCAGAAAGGATTAAGAATCATTGTTTATTTGGCAGGGAATTGGCTGAAAATTTACCAATTACTAAAAATGTCAAAGATATAGTTTCTTATCACCATGAACATTTTGACGGGACAGGACCCAATGGTTTAAAGGGTATGGAAATTCCTATAGAAGCTCAAATAGTTTTTATGGCAGATCAACTAGATATAAGGATAAATCACTATCAAAATATTTATAATCAAAAATCACAATTAATAGATTTTATTAAAGAAAATGCCAATACTCTCTTTAATGGAGAAATAGTTCAGGCTTTTTTAGATCTAGCTAAAAGGGACAAGTTTTGGCTGGACTTGCAATACAATAATTTCCAGTATGTATTTAGAAATCTTCAACAGGATAAATACAAGTATTTAGCAATAGAAGAACTATTGGATATTTCTAGGCTTTTTGCTAGAATTATTGATAGTAAAAGTAAATTTACCTATCGTCACTCCACTGGTTTAGCTGATTTAATGAAATTGGTAGGGGAAAAAAATAGTTTTTCTTATCAGGATATCCTAAAATTAAAAATTGCTAGCCTATTACATGATATTGGTAAATTAGGTGTTCCTAGAGAAATTTTAGAAAAGCCTGGTAGATTAACAGATGAAGAATTTAATACAATAAAAAGTCATGTATATTTTACAAAACACATATTATCTCAAGTAGAAGGGTTAGAGGAAATTAACCAAATTGCTGGGAATCATCATGAAAAGTTAGATGGCAGCGGTTATGCCGAAGGTTTGACCTCTGAGCAATTAAGTTATTATGATAGAATTTTAGCTTTAGGGGATATTTATCAAGCTTTGACAGAAGAAAGACCTTAT